The proteins below are encoded in one region of Sulfitobacter sp. SK012:
- a CDS encoding metal ABC transporter permease gives MSGDEFVPLSLVPMLIGICVAVACALPGNFLVLRRQALIGDAISHVVLPGIVVAFLITGEVSTWPMLLGAAGAAVVAVVCIEAVRRLGKIEPGAAMGVIFTAMFAGGVLLLEQSDTSSVHLDVEHALYGNLESLIWLDATGWSSLWDVQALAGLPVELPRMVFTLIFVCAFIAVFWRPLKISTFDEGFAQTIGLHTAPLGLALVIVAAIAAVAAFDAVGSIIVIAMFICPPAAARMMTNRLEHQLAWSAGFAALSAILGYVIAGYGPLWIGMADAVSAAGMIATISGLILAVAAVFGPHRTRGSAAAVG, from the coding sequence ATGAGCGGTGATGAGTTCGTCCCACTGTCGCTCGTACCCATGCTGATCGGCATCTGTGTTGCTGTAGCCTGTGCTCTGCCGGGTAACTTTCTGGTGCTGCGGCGTCAGGCGCTGATTGGCGACGCCATCAGTCACGTTGTGTTGCCGGGGATCGTCGTTGCATTTTTGATAACTGGCGAGGTGTCGACCTGGCCCATGTTGCTTGGTGCTGCGGGTGCCGCCGTGGTTGCGGTTGTCTGTATCGAGGCCGTGCGCCGTCTGGGCAAGATCGAACCCGGTGCGGCCATGGGCGTGATTTTTACCGCGATGTTTGCAGGCGGGGTGTTGCTGCTCGAGCAGTCAGACACCTCATCAGTGCACCTTGATGTGGAACATGCGCTTTATGGCAATCTGGAAAGCTTGATCTGGCTCGATGCTACCGGTTGGTCGTCGCTTTGGGATGTCCAAGCGCTTGCTGGCCTGCCTGTCGAACTGCCGCGGATGGTGTTCACGCTGATCTTTGTCTGCGCCTTCATCGCGGTCTTTTGGCGCCCCTTAAAGATCAGCACCTTTGACGAGGGATTTGCCCAGACGATTGGCTTGCATACGGCACCGCTGGGTCTGGCACTTGTCATTGTTGCTGCCATTGCCGCCGTCGCCGCATTTGACGCTGTGGGCAGTATTATTGTCATTGCCATGTTCATCTGCCCGCCCGCCGCTGCGCGCATGATGACCAACCGGTTGGAACATCAACTGGCGTGGTCTGCTGGCTTTGCTGCTTTATCCGCGATCCTTGGCTACGTGATTGCTGGATACGGGCCGCTATGGATTGGCATGGCAGATGCCGTGTCTGCCGCCGGAATGATTGCGACAATCTCAGGTCTTATTCTGGCAGTGGCAGCGGTCTTTGGACCGCACCGAACCCGAGGGTCAGCTGCCGCGGTAGGTTGA
- a CDS encoding metal ABC transporter permease gives MITDALLLQLGYNATLVTIGACLLGMAAGVGGTFLFLRKRALVSDAISHATLPGVGIAFMVMVAFGGEGRNLIGLLSGAAVSAALGLLCVNWLSTRTRLAEDAAIGAVLSVFFGFGIVLLTIIQTMSAGRQAGLEGFLLGSTAGMLRSDALIIAVSAALTLMLVLVLRRPLTLASFDPDFATTTGQNVTRTDLAMMGIVLAVTVVGLKIVGLILIVALLIIPPVTARFWTDRTDHVVLIAGALGGVSAYVGAAISAAQPAMPTGPIIVLVGFGLFALSLLLAPERGVVSALIRHRQFQRRVHLRQGLLALAQGQPIYERLTLRLLRSEGWALPDGVATDDGRARAAKALRDETRWQTIRRDPAYEAAAAHYDGLTPIETVLTTDQIEQVDRDIGAPRGVTS, from the coding sequence ATGATAACCGACGCGCTGCTGCTGCAACTGGGGTACAATGCCACCCTCGTGACCATTGGCGCATGCCTTTTGGGCATGGCTGCTGGTGTCGGCGGCACATTCCTTTTTCTGCGCAAACGCGCCCTCGTCTCTGACGCAATCAGCCATGCGACGCTGCCCGGTGTTGGCATCGCGTTCATGGTCATGGTGGCGTTTGGAGGAGAAGGGCGCAACCTGATCGGACTGTTGAGCGGGGCCGCGGTGTCGGCGGCTTTGGGGCTGCTGTGCGTTAACTGGCTGAGCACGCGCACCCGTCTTGCCGAAGACGCCGCCATTGGTGCCGTCTTGTCGGTTTTCTTTGGTTTTGGCATCGTGCTGCTGACCATTATTCAGACCATGAGCGCGGGCCGCCAAGCGGGGCTAGAGGGCTTCTTGCTTGGCTCAACGGCAGGCATGTTGCGCAGTGACGCGCTGATCATCGCGGTCTCTGCGGCTCTGACGCTGATGTTGGTTTTGGTGCTGCGCCGTCCACTGACCCTTGCCAGCTTTGATCCAGATTTCGCGACGACGACAGGGCAAAACGTAACCCGCACCGACCTTGCCATGATGGGAATTGTCCTTGCTGTGACGGTTGTTGGTCTCAAGATTGTGGGCCTGATCCTGATTGTCGCACTGCTGATTATTCCGCCCGTTACGGCGCGGTTCTGGACGGACCGGACTGATCACGTCGTGCTTATTGCGGGCGCACTTGGGGGCGTGTCAGCCTATGTGGGTGCCGCGATTTCGGCGGCGCAACCTGCCATGCCCACCGGACCCATTATCGTGCTGGTAGGCTTTGGCCTATTTGCGCTGTCTTTGTTGCTTGCCCCTGAGCGTGGTGTCGTTTCAGCGCTGATCCGGCATCGCCAATTTCAGCGCCGCGTGCATCTGCGCCAAGGGTTGCTGGCGCTGGCCCAAGGCCAACCCATCTATGAACGCCTAACGCTTCGACTGCTCCGCTCAGAAGGGTGGGCATTGCCCGACGGTGTTGCAACAGACGATGGCCGCGCCCGCGCCGCCAAAGCGCTGCGCGACGAGACCCGCTGGCAGACCATTCGCCGCGACCCGGCCTATGAGGCCGCCGCGGCCCATTACGATGGTCTCACACCCATTGAAACGGTACTTACCACCGATCAAATCGAACAGGTGGACCGAGACATTGGTGCGCCGCGCGGGGTGACATCATGA
- a CDS encoding metal ABC transporter ATP-binding protein → MTLELATDHGVALSDGARNASPLAIRGMTVSYGQKPAVFSVDMTIEPGKMTAIIGPNGAGKSTLLKAALGILKPLAGSVTVYGKPVGQQRNRIAYVPQRASVDWDFPTRVIDVVLMGLYPQLGLLGRVRATHRAKAEGCLERVGMQDFATRQIGQLSGGQQQRVFLARALAQDADLYLLDEPFAGVDAATEKAIISVLKSLRDAGKTVVAVHHDLSTVAEYFDNVFLINTRRVGEGSVEDVFTPETLQIAYGGRLAGAQVDALSGTSG, encoded by the coding sequence ATGACACTGGAGCTTGCAACAGATCACGGCGTCGCCCTCAGCGATGGTGCGCGCAACGCGAGCCCGTTGGCAATCCGTGGGATGACCGTATCTTATGGACAAAAGCCCGCTGTGTTTTCGGTTGATATGACGATTGAACCGGGCAAGATGACTGCGATCATCGGCCCGAACGGTGCTGGTAAATCAACATTGTTGAAAGCCGCGCTGGGCATTCTTAAACCGCTAGCCGGCAGTGTAACGGTTTATGGAAAACCAGTCGGCCAACAGCGTAACCGCATCGCTTATGTGCCCCAGCGCGCCAGTGTCGACTGGGATTTCCCAACACGGGTGATCGACGTGGTGTTGATGGGGCTCTACCCGCAACTTGGGCTGCTTGGCCGGGTGCGTGCCACCCACCGGGCCAAGGCCGAAGGCTGTCTTGAGCGTGTTGGCATGCAGGATTTTGCGACCCGCCAAATCGGCCAGCTTTCAGGTGGCCAGCAGCAACGTGTTTTCTTGGCGCGCGCTTTGGCGCAGGACGCCGATCTATATCTGCTGGATGAACCATTTGCGGGCGTCGATGCAGCAACCGAAAAGGCGATTATCAGCGTGCTGAAATCCTTGCGCGATGCAGGCAAAACCGTCGTCGCCGTGCACCACGATCTAAGCACCGTTGCTGAATATTTCGACAATGTGTTCTTGATCAACACGCGCCGGGTCGGCGAAGGTTCTGTTGAAGACGTCTTTACCCCCGAGACTTTACAAATCGCTTATGGTGGCCGTCTTGCTGGCGCTCAGGTTGATGCGCTTAGCGGCACGTCTGGCTAA
- a CDS encoding metal ABC transporter solute-binding protein, Zn/Mn family: protein MKVNKSDLTSTRRAALLGGLAATGLALSPISAQAETTPNVVATTGMIADAARQIGGDLINVRALMGPGVDPHGYRQTRSDIVAMTRADLVLWHGLYLEAQMERFFEDLGRKRTVIAVAEAIPKDQLLSHADYDGRYDPHVWMDPSQWRGVVSEVERALNIMAPQHANIFAANASTYIARLDALSAYASQTLAQVAPDQRVLLTAHDAFGYFGRAYGFEVIGIQGISTQSEAGLNRISNLVDTLVDRKIRAAFVETSVSDRNIRALIEGAHAQGHNVAIGGSLYSDAMGPDGTYEGTYLGMIDHNVTTIAKALGADIDPRGMAGKLKGEG from the coding sequence ATGAAAGTAAATAAGTCAGATCTGACCTCGACACGCCGTGCTGCCCTTTTGGGAGGGCTGGCTGCGACTGGTTTGGCGCTTTCGCCAATTTCCGCACAGGCTGAGACAACGCCAAACGTTGTGGCTACCACAGGCATGATTGCAGATGCGGCACGCCAGATCGGGGGTGATCTGATCAATGTGCGTGCACTGATGGGGCCGGGCGTTGACCCACATGGCTACCGTCAGACCCGCAGTGATATTGTCGCGATGACCCGTGCTGATCTTGTGCTTTGGCATGGCCTTTATCTTGAAGCGCAGATGGAGCGGTTCTTTGAAGACCTTGGGCGTAAACGCACCGTGATTGCGGTGGCCGAAGCTATTCCAAAAGACCAGCTGTTAAGCCATGCTGACTATGATGGGCGCTATGATCCCCACGTTTGGATGGACCCTAGCCAGTGGCGTGGTGTGGTCTCCGAAGTTGAACGCGCGCTGAACATTATGGCCCCCCAACACGCGAATATTTTTGCCGCTAACGCAAGCACGTATATTGCGCGCCTCGACGCGCTGTCGGCCTATGCAAGTCAAACACTCGCACAAGTCGCGCCGGATCAGCGTGTGCTGCTGACAGCCCATGACGCTTTCGGGTATTTTGGCCGTGCTTACGGGTTTGAGGTGATTGGCATCCAAGGGATCTCCACCCAAAGTGAGGCAGGCCTGAACCGGATCAGTAATCTGGTCGACACGCTAGTGGACCGCAAGATTAGGGCCGCCTTTGTCGAGACGTCGGTGTCAGATCGCAATATCCGCGCCTTGATCGAAGGGGCCCATGCGCAGGGTCACAACGTTGCTATCGGCGGGTCGCTTTATAGCGATGCCATGGGGCCAGACGGAACCTATGAGGGCACGTATCTGGGCATGATCGACCACAATGTTACGACCATTGCCAAAGCACTGGGCGCAGATATCGATCCGCGCGGCATGGCAGGCAAACTCAAGGGAGAAGGCTAA
- a CDS encoding ATP-binding protein, whose translation MRRVAPKWRPPLALVIGGTLAAVLCLPLIAIGYLKVAGDILGRAETAWLLGWMAVIATSILGFLLWRLVLRPVYALTVHARSVRVGQTGVRPPDHFGTPEFSDLADSVIDMGAALQNRTASLRAYADHVTHELKSPLTAITGAAELLETDLSPEDRAALGATITQAASRMQRLLDDMRQHAVASQTGELGETDLLEGAERIDIEGLEMIVQVGGMIPLPPADLTVVLTQLAQNAADHGAQTLTLNWAGSELVVSDDGSGVAQGNRARIFDPFFTTRRDEGGTGMGLSIVHSLLLARGAQIVLSPTEIGTEFVIAF comes from the coding sequence GTGCGCAGGGTAGCGCCCAAATGGCGACCGCCGTTGGCGTTGGTCATTGGCGGAACGTTGGCAGCGGTGCTTTGCCTGCCGCTGATCGCGATTGGGTACCTTAAGGTTGCGGGCGATATCTTAGGTCGGGCCGAAACGGCGTGGCTTTTGGGGTGGATGGCGGTGATCGCGACGTCGATCCTTGGGTTTCTTTTGTGGCGACTGGTACTGCGCCCGGTCTATGCGCTTACGGTCCATGCGCGATCTGTGCGTGTTGGGCAAACTGGCGTGCGCCCCCCGGATCATTTTGGCACGCCCGAATTTTCTGATCTGGCTGATAGCGTCATCGACATGGGAGCCGCGCTGCAAAACCGTACTGCTAGCCTGCGCGCTTATGCCGATCATGTCACCCATGAGCTAAAATCGCCGCTGACCGCCATCACGGGTGCCGCCGAGCTGCTTGAGACCGATCTATCGCCCGAAGATCGCGCGGCTCTAGGCGCGACAATCACCCAAGCCGCCAGCCGGATGCAGCGCCTGTTGGACGATATGCGCCAGCACGCGGTTGCTTCTCAGACGGGCGAATTGGGTGAGACGGATTTGTTGGAAGGTGCTGAGCGCATCGACATTGAAGGGTTAGAGATGATCGTGCAGGTCGGGGGGATGATCCCACTTCCGCCGGCGGACCTAACGGTTGTGCTGACGCAGCTGGCGCAAAACGCTGCGGATCATGGAGCCCAAACCCTTACGTTGAACTGGGCCGGATCTGAACTTGTAGTATCAGACGACGGCAGCGGCGTGGCGCAGGGTAATCGGGCGCGCATATTCGATCCGTTTTTTACGACCCGTCGCGATGAGGGGGGAACCGGCATGGGCCTCAGCATTGTGCACAGTCTTTTGTTGGCGCGCGGCGCTCAGATTGTGCTGTCTCCGACGGAGATTGGGACAGAGTTTGTGATTGCCTTTTAA
- a CDS encoding response regulator transcription factor has product MSTHILIVDDDPQIRAVLRIALTRAGHEVSEAGDGAEGLAKARTGRFDLIVLDIGMPEIDGLEVCRSLRASDDTPVLFLTARQDEIDRVLGFELGGDDYVTKPFSPRELLARIKAILKRTKGVATTPTDTAQSKGVLRIDLARHSCTVGGAPVTLTAREMTILSQLMSRPDQVMPRPALTDAVYGAHIHVSDRTLDSHLRNLRSKLSKAGCADAIETVHGVGIRMGPCAG; this is encoded by the coding sequence TTGAGTACCCATATCCTGATCGTCGATGACGACCCACAAATCCGCGCTGTCTTGCGCATTGCCTTGACCCGCGCGGGCCATGAAGTGTCCGAGGCCGGCGATGGGGCCGAGGGCCTCGCCAAAGCGCGGACCGGCCGGTTTGACCTGATCGTGCTTGATATCGGGATGCCAGAGATCGACGGGCTTGAGGTTTGTCGGTCCTTGCGGGCCAGCGACGATACACCCGTCTTGTTCCTGACCGCACGCCAAGATGAGATCGACCGCGTGCTGGGGTTCGAATTGGGAGGCGACGATTATGTCACCAAGCCATTCTCCCCCCGAGAGTTGCTTGCCCGGATCAAAGCAATCTTGAAACGCACCAAGGGGGTGGCCACAACGCCGACCGACACTGCGCAGTCCAAAGGGGTTCTTCGGATCGATTTGGCGCGCCACAGTTGCACGGTCGGCGGTGCCCCGGTCACCCTGACCGCGCGTGAAATGACGATCCTAAGTCAGCTTATGTCCCGGCCTGATCAGGTAATGCCGCGGCCAGCGCTGACCGATGCGGTATACGGCGCGCATATTCATGTATCTGACCGAACCCTCGACAGTCATCTGCGAAACCTGCGGTCAAAACTGTCCAAAGCGGGTTGCGCGGACGCCATTGAAACGGTGCACGGCGTTGGTATTCGGATGGGCCCGTGCGCAGGGTAG
- a CDS encoding DUF4153 domain-containing protein, whose product MKTFLIQGVPPSVSQDGWWLSSSAPSNKQPTSDKAGKLGAEHLRLGLLILSIALGDVLVWQVLPGLSLAVFGAALIIMALIASGRKTSPTQLSLVAGLSLLVLMPLVELVQPLSLLVSFAGLSMILALIAGLHASELLRGARRLWPLGVQQTAKDAVGLFEAQSNQALQNRAQRMAFAWLMPLVLGAIFILLLADANPVLLDWIERLPEVNMPNPARVAFWLCLVPLGWTVLSLIETRERLRRPAARKAQAFRPVRQGFINQASVTRALLLFNVVFALQTVMDIVYLYGGVGLPEGITYAQYAHRGAYPLLVTALLAGGFALVTRKWVDGDKALRLLLMIWIAQNVALVVSSLVRLDLYVDIYGLTHLRMAAAIWMALVATGLALVIWQIWRGHANAWMLNRSAVLGVGVLYLSCFISFDAVIARHNLSMPVQSDTYYLCRLGDAAKPIIAQAEQRGRSICPGKNREIVAPADWREWGFRNWRARRSLDAVTAEVAF is encoded by the coding sequence ATGAAAACATTTCTGATCCAGGGCGTTCCGCCAAGTGTCAGCCAAGATGGCTGGTGGCTATCGAGTAGTGCACCGTCAAATAAACAGCCTACGTCAGACAAGGCAGGCAAACTGGGGGCGGAGCATTTGCGGCTCGGATTGCTGATTTTGTCGATCGCGTTGGGGGATGTGTTGGTTTGGCAGGTTCTTCCGGGCCTGTCTTTGGCCGTTTTTGGGGCAGCACTGATTATAATGGCGCTGATCGCCAGCGGTCGAAAAACATCGCCCACGCAACTCTCGCTTGTGGCGGGTCTGTCCTTGCTGGTGTTGATGCCGTTGGTGGAGTTGGTGCAGCCGCTGTCCTTGTTGGTGTCGTTTGCCGGTTTGTCGATGATCCTTGCCCTTATCGCTGGTCTGCACGCGTCTGAGCTGTTGCGAGGCGCGCGCCGCCTTTGGCCGTTGGGCGTACAGCAGACTGCAAAGGATGCAGTTGGTCTTTTTGAAGCGCAGTCCAATCAAGCGTTGCAGAACCGAGCGCAGCGGATGGCTTTTGCTTGGCTTATGCCGCTGGTCCTTGGTGCGATTTTCATTTTACTTTTGGCTGATGCGAATCCGGTGTTGCTCGATTGGATTGAACGACTGCCCGAAGTTAACATGCCCAATCCAGCACGCGTCGCCTTTTGGTTGTGTCTGGTGCCGCTAGGATGGACAGTCTTGTCCTTGATTGAAACGCGCGAACGTCTGCGCCGCCCAGCCGCGCGCAAGGCACAAGCATTCCGTCCTGTGCGCCAAGGTTTTATCAATCAGGCGTCGGTCACACGGGCGCTGTTGCTCTTTAACGTGGTCTTTGCCCTGCAGACGGTGATGGATATCGTCTATCTTTATGGCGGCGTTGGCCTACCAGAGGGCATTACGTATGCTCAATACGCCCATCGTGGGGCCTATCCTTTGTTGGTTACCGCGCTTTTGGCCGGGGGCTTTGCATTGGTGACGCGCAAATGGGTCGACGGAGACAAAGCGCTGCGTCTGCTCTTGATGATTTGGATCGCACAGAACGTCGCGCTTGTTGTCAGCTCGCTGGTGCGGCTCGACCTTTATGTCGACATCTACGGACTGACACATTTGCGCATGGCCGCGGCGATTTGGATGGCGCTTGTGGCGACCGGCCTAGCATTGGTCATTTGGCAGATTTGGCGCGGTCACGCGAACGCTTGGATGTTAAACCGCAGCGCGGTGTTGGGGGTCGGGGTGCTATATCTAAGTTGCTTCATCAGTTTTGACGCGGTCATCGCACGCCACAATCTGTCCATGCCTGTGCAGAGCGACACTTATTACCTGTGCAGGCTTGGCGACGCGGCAAAGCCCATAATTGCGCAAGCCGAGCAGCGTGGCCGCAGCATCTGCCCGGGCAAAAATCGTGAAATTGTGGCCCCGGCGGATTGGCGCGAATGGGGCTTTCGAAACTGGCGCGCGCGCCGTAGCCTTGACGCAGTCACTGCAGAGGTCGCGTTTTGA
- the deoC gene encoding deoxyribose-phosphate aldolase: MTVPSTDMLRAPTATENHLPQVAEPRNPGMPLDLNWVLGAQANTSAIERRAASLPARRSVKKAHQAAWLLRAITCIDLTTLSGDDTDRRVARLCAKARQPVAPALLKSLGMAPVTTGAVCVYHEMIPAAVKALAGSGIPVAAVSTGFPAGLSPLPLRIAEIEQSVAEGAAEIDIVISRRHVLTGNWHALYNEMQQFHVACGDAHVKAILATGELGSLRNVARASLVCMMAGADFIKTSTGKESVNATLPVSLVMIRAIRDYYDRTGIRVGYKPAGGISKAKDSITYLALIKEELGDRWLRPDLFRFGASSLLNDIERQLEHHVTGNYSAGYRHATS, translated from the coding sequence ATGACCGTTCCTTCAACCGATATGCTTCGGGCCCCGACAGCCACGGAAAACCACCTGCCGCAGGTGGCCGAGCCACGTAACCCGGGAATGCCTCTGGACCTCAATTGGGTGCTGGGCGCGCAGGCGAACACCTCGGCGATTGAACGGCGCGCGGCATCACTGCCTGCGCGGCGGTCCGTCAAAAAGGCGCATCAAGCCGCATGGCTTTTGCGCGCGATCACCTGCATCGACCTGACGACCCTGTCGGGCGATGACACCGATCGCCGCGTTGCGCGGCTCTGTGCCAAGGCGCGCCAGCCGGTCGCACCCGCGCTGTTGAAGAGCCTCGGCATGGCCCCTGTCACCACCGGAGCCGTCTGCGTCTATCACGAGATGATCCCAGCCGCGGTCAAGGCGCTGGCCGGCAGCGGCATCCCAGTAGCAGCGGTATCCACAGGATTTCCGGCGGGTTTATCCCCTTTGCCACTCCGCATTGCTGAGATTGAGCAAAGCGTAGCCGAAGGTGCCGCAGAAATTGATATTGTGATCTCTCGCCGTCATGTGCTGACCGGCAATTGGCACGCGCTTTATAACGAAATGCAGCAATTCCACGTGGCGTGTGGCGACGCCCATGTCAAAGCGATCCTAGCCACTGGAGAGTTGGGCAGCCTGCGCAACGTCGCGCGCGCCTCGTTGGTGTGCATGATGGCGGGGGCTGATTTCATCAAAACATCGACCGGCAAAGAAAGCGTCAACGCGACCCTTCCCGTCAGTTTGGTGATGATCCGTGCGATCCGAGATTACTATGACCGCACAGGCATCCGTGTCGGGTACAAGCCCGCGGGCGGGATATCAAAGGCTAAGGATTCGATTACGTATCTGGCGTTGATCAAAGAAGAGCTGGGCGATCGCTGGCTGCGGCCTGACCTTTTCCGCTTTGGTGCGTCGTCGCTGTTAAATGATATCGAGCGGCAGCTGGAGCATCACGTGACAGGCAATTACTCGGCAGGCTACCGGCATGCGACAAGCTAA
- a CDS encoding aldehyde dehydrogenase family protein, which produces MSVSEIFETMDYGVAPESAAEALAWIVDQGGQFGHFIDGAFTEVGDGFESRNPATGDVLATISQAGQSDVDAAVKAARRAQPKWEKAGGAARARYLYALARLLQKHARLFAVLEVLDNGKPIREARDIDVPLAQRHFYYHAGMAQLMESELPDRSALGVCGQVIPWNFPLLMLAWKVAPALAMGNTVVLKPAEYTSLTALLFADICQQAGLPKGVVNIVTGDGAVGEMVVAADVDKVAFTGSTAVGRRIREATAGSGKALTLELGGKSPYIVFDDADLDSAVEGLVDAIWFNQGQVCCAGSRLLVHEPVADVFYAKLRARMDKLRMGSPLDKSIDVGAIVDPVQLANIRALVAANDAGQTHVAACEIPSEGSYYPPTLITGLNPADTVMQEEIFGPVLVSTTFRTPAEAVALANNTRYGLAATVWSENVNLALDIAPKLAAGIVWINGTNMMDAAAGFGGVRESGFGREGGWEGLFGYTKPSGNAKPLKDLQPFTGEDAPKGGIDRTAKLYIGGKQARPDSGYSAPVWGKSGALLGHVSQANRKDVRNAVEAAQAANGWSKTTGHLRAQILYYIAENLSARRDEFGKQIDAMTGGKVGGKEVDASIDRLFTYAAWADKYDGQVHGVPIRGVALAMKEPVGVIGALCPTEAPLLGLISCMAPAIAMGNRVILAASEAFPLASTDFIQVLETSDVPAGVVNILTGPHKAVADTMARHMDIDAIWSFGAAAHSAVIEHGSASNLKRTWVNNGMARDWMSSEGHGHAFLQAATEIKNVWVPYGE; this is translated from the coding sequence ATGAGCGTCTCTGAGATTTTCGAAACGATGGACTATGGTGTGGCCCCAGAATCTGCGGCCGAAGCGCTGGCTTGGATCGTCGATCAAGGCGGGCAGTTTGGCCATTTCATCGATGGAGCTTTTACCGAAGTTGGCGACGGCTTTGAGAGCCGCAACCCAGCGACAGGCGACGTGCTGGCGACAATTTCCCAAGCGGGGCAGTCAGATGTGGACGCCGCCGTCAAAGCGGCGCGGCGCGCGCAACCCAAGTGGGAAAAGGCCGGAGGGGCTGCACGGGCACGGTACCTTTATGCATTAGCGCGGCTTTTGCAGAAACACGCCCGACTGTTTGCTGTGCTCGAAGTGCTTGATAACGGTAAGCCGATCCGGGAGGCGCGCGACATCGATGTGCCGCTGGCGCAACGGCATTTTTACTACCACGCCGGCATGGCCCAACTGATGGAAAGCGAGCTGCCAGATCGGTCCGCGCTGGGTGTTTGCGGGCAAGTGATCCCGTGGAACTTCCCGCTACTCATGCTGGCGTGGAAGGTGGCTCCAGCATTGGCCATGGGCAACACGGTGGTGTTGAAACCAGCTGAGTATACGTCCCTAACCGCGCTGTTATTCGCAGATATTTGCCAACAGGCGGGCCTGCCTAAGGGCGTCGTCAACATTGTGACTGGTGATGGCGCTGTGGGCGAAATGGTTGTGGCAGCGGATGTCGACAAAGTGGCGTTTACTGGGTCCACCGCTGTGGGCCGGCGCATTCGCGAGGCCACGGCAGGAAGCGGCAAGGCGCTGACCCTCGAGCTGGGGGGGAAATCACCCTACATCGTTTTCGACGATGCGGATCTTGATTCAGCGGTCGAGGGGTTGGTCGACGCGATCTGGTTCAATCAAGGTCAAGTCTGTTGCGCGGGATCACGACTGCTGGTGCATGAGCCTGTTGCAGATGTGTTCTATGCCAAGCTGCGCGCGCGGATGGACAAGTTGCGGATGGGCAGCCCCTTAGACAAATCTATCGACGTGGGTGCAATTGTGGACCCGGTTCAATTGGCGAACATCCGGGCTTTGGTCGCAGCAAACGACGCCGGGCAGACCCATGTGGCCGCTTGTGAAATCCCCTCAGAGGGAAGCTATTATCCGCCAACATTGATCACTGGATTGAATCCGGCTGATACGGTGATGCAGGAAGAGATATTCGGACCTGTGCTGGTTTCAACAACGTTCCGCACCCCTGCTGAGGCCGTGGCCTTGGCCAATAACACCCGTTACGGGCTGGCCGCGACTGTTTGGTCTGAAAACGTAAATCTTGCATTGGATATTGCGCCAAAACTTGCTGCTGGGATCGTTTGGATCAATGGAACCAATATGATGGATGCCGCTGCTGGCTTTGGCGGCGTACGCGAAAGCGGCTTTGGTCGTGAAGGCGGTTGGGAGGGGTTGTTTGGCTACACCAAACCGTCAGGCAACGCCAAGCCACTGAAAGACCTGCAGCCATTTACCGGAGAAGACGCACCAAAGGGCGGTATCGACCGGACAGCCAAGCTTTATATCGGGGGCAAACAAGCGCGACCAGACAGCGGATATTCCGCGCCCGTTTGGGGCAAATCAGGTGCGCTTTTGGGGCATGTGTCACAAGCCAACCGCAAAGATGTGCGCAACGCAGTTGAGGCAGCACAAGCGGCCAACGGGTGGAGCAAAACCACCGGACATCTTCGGGCACAGATCCTGTATTACATCGCTGAAAACCTGTCAGCGCGCCGCGACGAATTCGGCAAGCAGATTGATGCGATGACCGGCGGCAAGGTTGGCGGCAAAGAGGTTGATGCCAGCATCGACCGTCTATTCACCTATGCAGCCTGGGCAGATAAATACGACGGCCAAGTGCACGGCGTTCCGATCCGCGGTGTGGCTTTGGCGATGAAGGAACCCGTGGGTGTGATCGGCGCGTTGTGCCCGACAGAAGCACCCCTGCTTGGTCTGATTTCTTGCATGGCTCCGGCGATTGCCATGGGTAACCGTGTGATCTTGGCAGCGAGCGAAGCATTCCCGCTGGCATCCACAGACTTCATTCAAGTGCTTGAGACGTCGGACGTGCCTGCTGGGGTGGTCAACATCCTGACCGGCCCACACAAAGCTGTCGCTGACACTATGGCGCGGCATATGGATATTGATGCGATCTGGAGCTTTGGTGCGGCGGCGCATTCCGCCGTGATCGAGCATGGTTCTGCCAGCAACCTCAAACGAACATGGGTTAACAACGGCATGGCCCGTGATTGGATGAGCAGCGAAGGTCACGGCCACGCATTTCTGCAGGCCGCAACAGAGATCAAGAATGTCTGGGTGCCCTACGGCGAATAG